One Tepidanaerobacter syntrophicus DNA segment encodes these proteins:
- a CDS encoding RtcB family protein, whose amino-acid sequence MKEQLKEVSKNCYTMVPKGNNIEIRVYLSQRLFNEFTEDESIFQLYNASLLPGIVSPVIGMPDIHTGYGLPIGGVMAVRYDGGVVSAGAVGMDINCGVRLMTTKISTDEIDKEIIGKILKEIAKKVPAGVGKSSEIKEFKKPDMESIALKGAKYYVEKGFGRKTDLEATEDNGCIEGGDISAIPQEALNRTDQLATIGGGNHFLEIGKIEKIFDEKLASEFGLKKKHLYVMIHTGSRGFGHQICTDYTNIMWKNSDKNGVRPPQKGLACAPILSKDGQNYLKAMACAANYAFCNRQLIMHIAREAFVDVLKKPESELGLDLLYDVAHNIAKIEKHKGIKLLVHRKGATRALPKGHPANPPCYSETGHPAIIPGSMGTASYVVVGTDKIEETFCSVNHGAGRSMSRKKARSEFSKKDFRKQVGNVIVSTSNIKSLLDEAPLAYKDIDEVVYTLVEAGLTKPVARLKPLGVIKGEGEEA is encoded by the coding sequence GTGAAAGAACAATTAAAAGAAGTGTCAAAAAATTGCTATACAATGGTACCAAAAGGAAACAATATAGAAATCCGAGTTTATCTGAGCCAAAGACTTTTTAATGAATTTACCGAGGATGAATCCATTTTTCAACTTTACAATGCTTCACTTCTTCCCGGTATAGTAAGCCCTGTAATTGGCATGCCTGACATCCACACAGGCTATGGACTGCCAATAGGAGGGGTCATGGCTGTGCGGTACGATGGAGGTGTAGTTTCTGCCGGAGCGGTGGGCATGGATATAAATTGCGGTGTTAGATTGATGACAACAAAAATTTCAACTGATGAAATTGACAAAGAAATTATTGGGAAAATTTTAAAAGAAATCGCAAAGAAAGTACCAGCCGGAGTCGGGAAATCCAGCGAAATAAAGGAATTTAAAAAACCGGATATGGAGAGCATAGCATTAAAAGGCGCAAAATACTATGTCGAAAAGGGATTTGGTAGAAAAACAGATTTAGAGGCTACTGAAGATAATGGATGTATTGAAGGCGGAGATATTTCTGCTATACCGCAGGAGGCCTTAAACCGAACCGACCAATTGGCTACAATTGGAGGCGGTAATCACTTTTTAGAGATTGGAAAGATAGAAAAGATTTTTGACGAGAAGCTTGCATCAGAATTCGGGCTTAAGAAAAAACATTTATATGTAATGATTCATACAGGCAGCCGCGGTTTTGGCCATCAAATTTGCACTGATTACACAAATATAATGTGGAAAAATTCAGATAAAAATGGAGTAAGACCTCCGCAAAAAGGTCTGGCATGTGCGCCGATTCTTTCAAAAGACGGTCAAAACTACCTAAAAGCTATGGCTTGTGCAGCAAACTACGCTTTTTGTAACCGTCAGTTAATAATGCATATAGCAAGAGAAGCCTTTGTCGATGTATTAAAAAAACCGGAATCTGAGTTGGGTTTGGATTTGCTTTACGATGTGGCACACAACATAGCAAAAATAGAAAAACATAAAGGCATCAAACTTTTAGTTCACAGAAAAGGAGCAACAAGAGCTCTGCCCAAAGGTCATCCGGCAAATCCGCCATGTTACAGCGAAACAGGACACCCCGCCATTATTCCGGGAAGCATGGGCACGGCTTCGTATGTTGTGGTAGGCACAGATAAAATAGAGGAAACCTTCTGTTCAGTAAACCACGGAGCAGGAAGATCGATGTCAAGAAAGAAAGCCAGGTCGGAATTTAGCAAAAAAGATTTCCGAAAGCAGGTAGGCAATGTGATAGTCAGCACGAGCAACATCAAGTCCTTGCTCGATGAAGCTCCCCTTGCATATAAAGATATTGATGAAGTTGTTTATACACTGGTGGAAGCAGGTCTTACAAAGCCTGTCGCAAGACTTAAACCCTTAGGAGTTATAAAAGGCGAGGGCGAGGAAGCATGA
- a CDS encoding THUMP domain-containing class I SAM-dependent RNA methyltransferase: protein MATITFIAPVVFGVESVTARELRKLGYEDISVKDGKVEFVGNEEAICRSNIWLRSAERVLIKLGEFHADTYDELFERTKALPWEEWIPENGQFPVKGYSLKSQLHSVPDCQSIIKKAIVERLKISYKKNWFEEDGPLYRVQFSLMKDEATLMIDTSGVGLHKRGYREKSNIAPLKETLAAALVLLTKWKSDKPFLDPFCGSGTIPIEAALIGTNTAPGLRRRFVSEKWPQIPKKMWNSARTEARSLIKNEKLEIRGSDIDKDAVALSEENSRRAQVSEHIIFEQADVKDIEPFGDYGCIVCNPPYGERMGEEHEVEEIYRKMGKAFKRFDTWSKYILTPHKNFEYFFGEKADKNRKLYNGMIKCYYYQYFSR, encoded by the coding sequence ATGGCAACAATCACATTTATAGCACCTGTGGTTTTTGGGGTAGAATCTGTTACAGCAAGAGAGCTGAGGAAACTAGGGTATGAAGATATATCTGTAAAAGACGGCAAAGTTGAGTTCGTAGGAAACGAGGAGGCAATTTGCCGATCAAATATCTGGCTGCGTTCTGCTGAACGGGTTTTGATAAAATTGGGAGAATTTCACGCCGACACCTACGATGAACTTTTCGAAAGAACAAAGGCTCTTCCCTGGGAAGAATGGATACCTGAAAACGGCCAATTCCCTGTAAAGGGATATTCTCTAAAATCTCAACTTCACAGTGTGCCTGACTGTCAGTCAATTATAAAGAAGGCAATTGTTGAGAGACTGAAAATCTCTTATAAGAAGAATTGGTTTGAAGAAGACGGACCTTTATACAGAGTTCAATTCTCCCTAATGAAAGACGAGGCTACTTTAATGATAGATACCAGTGGTGTCGGACTGCACAAAAGAGGCTACAGAGAAAAATCCAATATTGCCCCATTGAAAGAAACTCTTGCAGCAGCCCTGGTACTTTTAACTAAATGGAAAAGCGATAAACCTTTTCTAGATCCGTTCTGCGGCTCCGGAACTATCCCAATTGAAGCTGCTCTTATAGGAACCAACACTGCGCCAGGCCTTAGAAGAAGATTTGTATCCGAAAAATGGCCGCAGATTCCAAAAAAAATGTGGAATAGTGCAAGAACAGAAGCTCGCTCTTTGATAAAGAATGAAAAACTCGAAATTCGCGGCTCTGATATTGACAAAGATGCCGTAGCCCTTTCTGAGGAAAATTCTCGTAGAGCACAGGTAAGTGAACATATCATATTTGAGCAAGCAGATGTAAAAGACATAGAACCATTTGGCGATTACGGCTGCATCGTATGCAACCCGCCTTACGGTGAACGTATGGGAGAGGAACATGAAGTCGAGGAGATTTACAGAAAAATGGGCAAGGCTTTTAAGCGATTCGATACATGGTCAAAATATATATTGACCCCTCATAAAAACTTTGAATACTTTTTTGGTGAAAAGGCAGATAAAAATAGGAAATTATACAATGGCATGATAAAATGTTATTATTATCAATATTTCAGCCGTTAA
- the smpB gene encoding SsrA-binding protein SmpB — protein MEKKSRDLIINRKARHDYHILETFEAGIALSGTEVKSLREGKGNLKDSFARIENGEIFLYNMHISPYEKGNIYNKDPLRPRKLLMHKKEINRLLSKVKEKGLTLVPLRLYLNERGLVKVELALAKGKALYDKREDARQKDASREIEKAFKEFNKV, from the coding sequence TTGGAGAAAAAGTCCCGAGACCTTATAATTAATCGTAAGGCCAGACATGATTATCATATTTTGGAAACTTTCGAGGCGGGAATTGCTCTTTCCGGAACTGAGGTAAAATCGCTGCGAGAAGGAAAGGGAAACTTAAAAGATAGCTTTGCGCGAATTGAAAATGGAGAAATTTTTTTATACAATATGCATATAAGTCCATATGAAAAAGGAAATATTTATAACAAGGACCCATTGCGACCTAGAAAACTGCTTATGCATAAAAAAGAAATAAATCGTCTTTTATCAAAAGTAAAGGAAAAGGGGCTTACTCTTGTGCCGCTCAGATTATATCTTAACGAACGAGGACTTGTTAAAGTCGAGCTTGCTTTAGCTAAAGGCAAGGCTTTATATGATAAGCGGGAAGATGCGCGGCAAAAGGACGCATCTCGAGAGATAGAAAAGGCTTTTAAAGAATTTAATAAAGTATAA
- a CDS encoding FmdB family zinc ribbon protein, with amino-acid sequence MPTFDFECQKCGHRFSEFVSIKDKEKVRCPICEGEVKQLFTGFLFTRKNGSGGSSCSSCSGNCSSCSH; translated from the coding sequence ATGCCAACATTTGATTTTGAATGTCAAAAATGCGGTCACCGCTTTAGTGAGTTTGTAAGCATAAAAGATAAAGAAAAAGTACGCTGTCCGATTTGCGAAGGTGAAGTAAAACAGCTTTTTACCGGATTTCTATTTACGAGAAAAAACGGCTCCGGCGGCTCATCTTGCAGCTCATGCAGCGGCAATTGCAGTTCCTGCAGCCATTGA
- a CDS encoding MFS transporter → MNRENKSKWSILIAVMLGSIMAPIDGSIMNIAMPTLTKVFNAPLEIVSWVSMAYLLVVSSTLLMFGRLGDIKGYRPIYQTGLLIFTVASALCGLSHSISALIAGRVFQAIGGGMLLSMAPAILTAVFPATERGKALGMNAMSVAVGLAIGPSLGGFLVSTLGWEYIFFINVPIGFIALIWAQIVLPKTYDRRDERFDTIGALLAFLFLFSLLLYINRGSQWGWTSAIGIALLALGVLSILAFIIIESRHPEPLLDLSLFKNRLFTAGTISTLLNFSAQYIMTFLTPFYLTQKGLSASTAGAVMTAFPVVMLIVSPISGILSDKIGARGLSTLGAAISALGIFLMSTLTLDSPILHIVIVLAVFGIGNGLFQSPNNSSVMGSVPRDRLGIASSFLATMRNVGMVMGIAVGGAVFSNYNQYFSITKGLPEPDAFMAAIRIAYLAGMALDILCALTSAVRGKPDIKKQED, encoded by the coding sequence ATGAACAGGGAAAACAAAAGCAAATGGTCTATTCTTATAGCCGTAATGCTTGGAAGCATAATGGCTCCCATAGACGGCAGTATCATGAATATAGCAATGCCTACCTTGACGAAGGTTTTTAATGCTCCGCTGGAAATTGTAAGCTGGGTATCTATGGCGTACCTTTTAGTAGTAAGCAGCACGCTGCTTATGTTCGGCAGGCTAGGCGATATAAAAGGTTATAGGCCTATATACCAAACAGGACTTTTAATATTCACAGTTGCATCGGCCCTGTGTGGATTATCGCACAGCATATCTGCCCTTATAGCCGGCAGAGTTTTTCAAGCCATAGGTGGGGGAATGCTGCTTTCCATGGCACCTGCTATTTTGACTGCTGTATTTCCCGCAACAGAGCGGGGTAAAGCCCTGGGAATGAATGCTATGTCGGTAGCGGTGGGACTTGCAATAGGTCCGAGTTTAGGCGGATTTCTTGTATCAACACTTGGGTGGGAATATATCTTTTTCATTAATGTGCCAATAGGCTTTATAGCACTGATATGGGCACAAATTGTTTTGCCAAAGACTTATGATCGCAGAGATGAGCGCTTTGATACAATAGGCGCTTTACTGGCGTTTCTATTTTTATTTTCCTTGCTTTTATACATAAACCGCGGAAGCCAATGGGGATGGACATCGGCTATAGGAATAGCACTGCTTGCCCTGGGAGTGCTTTCAATATTGGCGTTTATTATCATAGAGAGCCGGCATCCTGAACCTTTGTTAGATTTGTCGCTGTTTAAGAACAGACTTTTTACAGCCGGAACAATAAGTACACTGCTTAATTTTAGCGCTCAATACATAATGACGTTTTTAACACCTTTCTATCTTACCCAAAAAGGACTGTCAGCAAGTACTGCAGGCGCGGTTATGACAGCTTTTCCTGTGGTAATGCTGATAGTATCTCCTATCAGCGGCATATTATCGGATAAAATAGGCGCCCGCGGGCTTAGCACCCTAGGCGCTGCAATAAGTGCTTTAGGTATATTTTTAATGTCTACACTAACGCTGGATAGCCCAATTTTGCATATTGTGATAGTTCTAGCAGTATTCGGGATAGGAAATGGCCTTTTCCAGTCGCCTAATAATAGCTCAGTGATGGGCAGCGTGCCGCGTGACAGACTGGGCATCGCATCTTCTTTTCTGGCCACAATGCGAAATGTAGGAATGGTAATGGGAATCGCTGTAGGCGGTGCGGTATTTTCTAATTACAACCAATATTTTTCTATAACTAAGGGACTGCCTGAGCCGGATGCATTCATGGCTGCCATACGTATAGCTTACTTAGCCGGTATGGCACTGGATATATTGTGTGCCCTTACATCGGCGGTAAGAGGTAAACCGGATATAAAGAAACAAGAAGATTAA
- a CDS encoding SHOCT domain-containing protein: protein MSIFGKKNLSEPNKKQVFKQKLKEAGPAYGVSAGKYLGGHPELPQSSDGVITINKAGIFFEVMFPFAGLIISIENIKKAEFKTEEQIHKDVTLGRLLLFGVFAFGMKKKTKTQKNYLVVIYEENGIENTVVFETQKAGALASALARARQEYIKENPAAETKEAPAAIDIPEQIRKLAELKEQGIITQEEFEVKKKELLSKM, encoded by the coding sequence ATGTCTATTTTTGGCAAAAAAAATTTAAGTGAACCAAATAAAAAACAGGTGTTTAAGCAAAAGCTCAAAGAAGCTGGCCCAGCGTATGGAGTAAGTGCTGGAAAATATTTAGGGGGCCATCCTGAGTTACCTCAATCAAGTGATGGGGTCATTACAATTAATAAAGCTGGGATATTCTTTGAAGTAATGTTTCCTTTTGCTGGGCTTATTATATCGATAGAAAATATTAAAAAGGCCGAATTTAAAACAGAAGAGCAGATACACAAGGATGTGACTCTTGGGCGGCTTCTGTTGTTTGGCGTGTTTGCTTTTGGCATGAAAAAGAAAACAAAGACACAAAAGAATTACCTTGTGGTGATATACGAGGAAAACGGGATAGAAAATACTGTTGTTTTTGAAACACAAAAGGCCGGGGCGCTGGCCAGCGCTCTTGCAAGAGCCAGGCAGGAATATATAAAAGAAAATCCCGCAGCAGAAACAAAAGAAGCTCCGGCGGCTATAGATATACCGGAGCAAATTCGAAAACTAGCTGAACTAAAGGAGCAGGGTATTATTACTCAGGAAGAATTTGAAGTTAAAAAGAAAGAATTATTATCAAAGATGTGA
- a CDS encoding replication-relaxation family protein, with protein MTAAQASLILCPAAKQREKIARRRLKVLCDEGLVKRTRNHVGAPYVYYIGKKQKSWAHTLKITDFYVRYYQNITNWILEPILGKIRPDVLAEIEIYSKRYLIAYEAQISGRVDIKKYERLYLSGAWGNILPVFPIVVAGGEYEESKIIKVVGEEKMIDEICRYG; from the coding sequence ATGACGGCAGCTCAAGCATCTTTGATACTTTGTCCAGCAGCAAAACAAAGAGAAAAAATCGCAAGGCGCAGACTAAAGGTGTTATGCGATGAAGGCCTTGTAAAAAGAACGAGAAATCATGTCGGAGCTCCGTATGTATATTACATCGGCAAAAAGCAAAAAAGCTGGGCTCATACCCTCAAAATAACAGATTTTTATGTTAGGTATTATCAAAATATCACAAACTGGATTTTGGAGCCGATTTTGGGCAAAATTAGGCCCGATGTTTTAGCAGAGATAGAAATATACTCAAAGAGGTATTTAATAGCCTATGAGGCGCAAATTTCGGGGCGAGTGGATATAAAAAAATACGAACGGCTATATCTGTCAGGAGCCTGGGGAAATATCCTTCCAGTTTTTCCGATCGTGGTGGCCGGTGGAGAGTATGAAGAATCAAAAATTATCAAGGTTGTGGGAGAGGAGAAGATGATCGATGAGATTTGCCGGTATGGGTAA
- a CDS encoding helix-turn-helix transcriptional regulator, giving the protein MKLRPLIRERRMEKHLTQKQFAELLGTRQGVVSRWENGHDYPSLPYLIKIEKILDCTLQDLFEAEE; this is encoded by the coding sequence ATGAAACTGCGACCGCTGATAAGAGAAAGACGAATGGAAAAGCACCTAACGCAGAAGCAGTTCGCGGAGCTGCTGGGCACGCGGCAGGGTGTGGTGTCGAGATGGGAAAACGGGCATGATTACCCTTCGCTGCCATACCTGATAAAAATAGAAAAAATCCTGGATTGCACTCTCCAGGATTTGTTTGAAGCGGAAGAATAA
- a CDS encoding phage holin has product MKELILNLTYDVLVILITLAVAMFVSWLKKKLGVETIKRIQGELATKQELATLAVRFVEQVYKDLKGEEKYQKAAEWLVAQAEKVGLKLTTDEVKGLIEAALRELKDAFGEEWAKSIS; this is encoded by the coding sequence ATGAAAGAACTGATTTTAAATCTTACCTATGATGTTTTGGTAATCCTGATTACTTTGGCCGTCGCGATGTTTGTTAGCTGGCTTAAGAAAAAGCTGGGCGTTGAGACTATAAAAAGAATCCAGGGCGAGCTGGCAACAAAACAGGAACTCGCTACCCTGGCAGTGCGTTTTGTAGAGCAGGTCTATAAGGACCTAAAGGGAGAAGAAAAGTATCAGAAGGCAGCAGAGTGGTTAGTAGCGCAGGCAGAAAAAGTCGGTTTAAAACTTACAACCGATGAGGTGAAAGGACTAATTGAAGCAGCCCTGAGAGAATTAAAAGATGCTTTTGGAGAAGAATGGGCAAAATCTATATCATGA
- a CDS encoding SPOR domain-containing protein has protein sequence MNLRKLFLTNNECYKAGQKIKVQGIMVHSTGANNPNLRRYVGPDDGLLGHNSYNNHWNQPRPDGQQKCVHAFIGKLADGSIATYQTLPWDHRGWHAGGKANDTHIGFEICEDGLTDPVYFNKVYQEAVEFCAYLCKLYNIKPEKPWLICHSEGAKLGIASNHGDVMHWFPKHGKNMDTFRADVAKKLAQGTAAPVTPAPKPSTLYRVQVGAYSQKANADAQASKLKAKGYDTYIIMAGGLFKVQVGAYSQRANAEAMARKLKSDGFDCFITTEAGTPAGQAQDPAPTLKVGSKVKIKSTATKYSTGQTIPNWVKGNTYTVQQVGNGKVLLKEIVSWVNTSDIEVVG, from the coding sequence ATGAACCTTCGCAAATTGTTTCTCACAAACAACGAGTGCTATAAAGCAGGGCAAAAAATCAAGGTGCAGGGTATCATGGTGCACAGCACCGGAGCCAACAATCCTAATCTAAGACGTTATGTAGGGCCTGATGATGGGCTCCTGGGCCATAATTCGTATAACAACCATTGGAACCAGCCGCGACCAGATGGACAACAGAAGTGTGTTCATGCCTTCATAGGAAAATTGGCAGATGGTAGCATTGCCACATATCAGACTTTGCCCTGGGACCATCGGGGCTGGCACGCTGGAGGCAAGGCTAATGATACACACATCGGCTTTGAGATCTGCGAGGATGGGCTGACAGATCCGGTATATTTCAATAAAGTATACCAGGAGGCCGTAGAATTTTGCGCCTATCTTTGCAAGCTATATAATATAAAACCTGAGAAACCTTGGCTCATTTGTCACAGTGAAGGGGCTAAATTAGGCATAGCTAGCAATCACGGAGACGTCATGCACTGGTTCCCAAAGCATGGTAAGAATATGGACACGTTCCGTGCTGACGTGGCGAAGAAACTGGCCCAAGGAACTGCAGCTCCAGTTACACCGGCACCAAAACCCAGCACTCTTTATAGGGTGCAGGTAGGAGCGTACAGCCAAAAAGCAAACGCGGATGCACAAGCATCCAAACTGAAGGCCAAAGGATATGACACTTATATCATTATGGCCGGAGGCCTTTTTAAGGTGCAAGTAGGAGCATATAGCCAAAGAGCAAATGCCGAAGCCATGGCCAGGAAGCTTAAATCTGACGGCTTTGACTGCTTTATAACAACCGAGGCAGGAACGCCGGCAGGGCAGGCACAGGATCCGGCCCCTACGCTTAAAGTAGGATCCAAGGTTAAGATAAAAAGCACGGCCACAAAATACAGCACTGGCCAGACGATACCAAACTGGGTTAAAGGCAACACTTACACCGTGCAGCAAGTCGGCAACGGAAAGGTTCTGCTCAAAGAGATTGTAAGCTGGGTAAACACAAGCGACATAGAAGTCGTGGGATAG
- a CDS encoding CD1375 family protein — translation MKVREYMIPVYALLIKAKRRTIEEIPEIYQIPVAEYLAAEVEGEQ, via the coding sequence ATGAAAGTTAGAGAGTACATGATTCCAGTGTATGCACTTTTAATTAAAGCTAAAAGAAGAACGATTGAGGAAATACCAGAAATATATCAAATACCAGTTGCAGAATATCTAGCTGCAGAAGTTGAAGGAGAGCAATAA
- a CDS encoding reverse transcriptase/maturase family protein: MAKTYKNLFESALTFSSLLNAHQSAKKGKRFRKDVIEFEMNLEGNIIKLYNELKNKTYAPGEYLEFTIYEPKKRLIKAAPYRDRVIHQWYVKNFIIPIFGKAFIYDSYACIEGKGMHGAAYRVQKFLKTAEAKWERPYILKGDIKSYFFSIDHTILYNIVASKIKDPEVLWLTKVILDTTEDPGIPVGSYTSQWFANLYLHQLDMFIKHKLKVKMYVRYMDDWVLIFKNKEEAQQALKEIIIFLDERLKLKLNKKTQIFPVKNGVNFCGYKIWSTHMKIRDCSKKKMKRKLKAYQRKYANGEMTLEEIKRSINSWKGYAKHADSYLLIDHMFKNFVLVKNK; encoded by the coding sequence ATGGCAAAAACATATAAGAATTTATTCGAATCAGCATTAACATTCTCCAGCTTATTAAATGCCCATCAGAGCGCTAAAAAGGGGAAAAGATTTAGAAAAGATGTAATTGAATTTGAAATGAATCTAGAAGGCAATATCATAAAACTGTATAACGAATTAAAAAATAAAACATATGCTCCAGGAGAATACTTGGAGTTTACTATTTACGAGCCTAAGAAAAGACTTATTAAGGCAGCCCCTTATAGAGATAGAGTAATTCACCAGTGGTATGTAAAGAATTTTATCATCCCTATATTTGGGAAAGCATTCATATATGACTCCTATGCATGTATTGAAGGCAAAGGAATGCATGGAGCAGCATATAGAGTGCAAAAATTCTTAAAAACTGCAGAAGCAAAATGGGAAAGACCTTATATTCTTAAAGGCGACATTAAGAGCTACTTCTTCAGCATAGACCATACAATACTTTATAACATTGTGGCCAGTAAAATAAAAGATCCAGAAGTTTTGTGGCTTACAAAAGTTATATTAGACACAACAGAGGATCCAGGAATACCAGTAGGATCATATACATCCCAATGGTTTGCTAATTTATATCTACATCAGTTAGATATGTTCATAAAACACAAACTGAAAGTAAAGATGTATGTTAGATATATGGATGACTGGGTCCTAATATTTAAAAACAAAGAAGAGGCCCAACAGGCCCTAAAGGAGATTATAATATTTTTAGATGAGAGGCTGAAACTTAAACTAAATAAAAAGACGCAAATATTTCCGGTTAAAAATGGAGTCAATTTTTGTGGTTACAAAATATGGTCAACTCATATGAAAATAAGAGATTGCAGTAAAAAGAAAATGAAAAGAAAATTGAAAGCATATCAAAGGAAATATGCTAATGGAGAAATGACATTAGAGGAGATAAAAAGGTCTATAAATAGCTGGAAAGGGTATGCAAAGCATGCCGACAGCTATTTACTTATAGATCATATGTTTAAGAATTTTGTATTAGTAAAAAACAAATAA
- the avd gene encoding diversity-generating retroelement protein Avd — protein sequence MGQTQRKELLIYQKYVDLIEYAYDRIRKFPKSEKYAMAASFKNSMFDTLKYILRANKIYGNSQKRLEMLNMIDAEVQLQKVLVRLAHKYKYISNKNYIEWARRLDEIGKILGGWIKSTRNGKNI from the coding sequence ATGGGTCAGACACAGAGGAAAGAGCTCCTAATCTACCAAAAGTATGTAGATTTGATTGAATACGCCTATGATAGAATAAGGAAATTCCCCAAAAGTGAAAAGTATGCTATGGCAGCTAGTTTTAAAAACAGCATGTTTGATACACTTAAATATATTTTAAGAGCTAATAAAATATATGGAAATAGTCAGAAAAGATTAGAAATGCTCAATATGATAGATGCAGAAGTGCAGCTACAAAAAGTCTTAGTAAGATTAGCTCATAAATATAAGTATATATCTAATAAAAACTATATCGAATGGGCTAGGAGGCTGGATGAAATAGGAAAAATATTAGGTGGATGGATAAAATCAACTAGGAATGGCAAAAACATATAA
- a CDS encoding phage tail protein produces the protein MSNFSQLVLTRDGIELQAKVQSGTLLKFTRVGVGDGALREGQHLNTLTNLINYKTSFPINDIKTQGDGTSIIQTVITNKDIEEGFFLREIGIYAEDPDKGEILYCVTNTGMYADFLPPKTLNSVDILLQLITVVGNAENLVIEVDDSLVYATREDFNDLAGEGRTDETVKKNADDILMLGVEVAILKNAALNNFTSNIFVVNFDDITEDEVVEGIWDKAGKRLAI, from the coding sequence ATGTCTAACTTCAGTCAATTAGTTTTAACGAGGGATGGTATAGAGCTACAAGCAAAAGTACAATCAGGAACTTTACTGAAATTTACAAGAGTAGGTGTAGGAGATGGAGCATTAAGGGAAGGCCAACATTTAAACACTCTAACAAATTTAATAAACTACAAAACATCATTCCCGATAAATGACATCAAAACTCAAGGCGATGGCACTTCTATAATCCAAACTGTAATTACAAACAAAGACATAGAAGAAGGATTTTTCCTTAGAGAAATAGGAATCTATGCAGAGGATCCAGATAAAGGAGAAATACTTTATTGCGTAACTAACACAGGAATGTACGCAGATTTCTTACCACCTAAAACATTAAATTCAGTAGATATATTATTGCAGCTAATTACAGTTGTAGGTAATGCTGAAAACCTTGTAATAGAGGTAGATGACTCACTTGTATACGCAACAAGAGAAGATTTCAATGATCTAGCCGGAGAAGGAAGAACAGACGAGACAGTAAAGAAAAATGCTGACGATATATTAATGCTGGGGGTAGAAGTAGCAATACTGAAAAATGCAGCATTAAACAACTTTACAAGCAATATATTTGTAGTCAACTTTGATGACATTACAGAGGATGAAGTTGTAGAAGGAATATGGGATAAAGCAGGGAAAAGACTAGCAATATAA
- a CDS encoding phage tail protein I produces MIDIYEVKLLDLLPPNLRHDPDIIAASKAVDDEFLLVVNEAKHCIIMPRIDELESDLVDLLAWERHVDFYDTSLPLEIRRTLVKNSIRWHKRKGTPAAVEEIVTEIFGKGQVEEWFEYDGKPYMFKIHTRDLIDSEEKYTKIIDAINTVKNTRSWLEKIVIEHDRVMDFRIGVGSRKLKTMIFNPYKIEDITVSGRIYAGITYRQSKVMTIKPAIINESITVKGNINIAGANKRVSKKTITSEVK; encoded by the coding sequence ATGATTGATATATATGAAGTCAAGCTCCTAGATCTCTTGCCGCCAAACTTACGGCACGACCCGGATATAATAGCAGCCTCAAAGGCAGTAGACGATGAATTTTTGCTAGTTGTAAATGAGGCCAAACACTGCATAATAATGCCTAGAATAGACGAACTGGAGAGCGACCTGGTGGATCTTCTGGCATGGGAACGACATGTCGATTTCTATGATACAAGCTTACCTCTTGAAATAAGAAGAACGCTTGTTAAAAACTCAATAAGATGGCACAAAAGAAAAGGCACTCCAGCAGCCGTAGAAGAAATTGTGACAGAGATATTCGGAAAAGGACAGGTCGAAGAATGGTTCGAATATGATGGAAAACCTTACATGTTCAAGATACACACAAGAGATTTAATAGATAGCGAAGAAAAATATACTAAAATTATTGACGCAATCAATACAGTAAAAAACACTAGGTCATGGCTAGAAAAAATAGTAATAGAACATGACCGGGTCATGGATTTTAGGATTGGAGTTGGGTCCAGGAAACTTAAGACAATGATCTTCAACCCATACAAGATAGAAGATATAACCGTATCCGGAAGAATATACGCAGGAATAACTTATAGACAAAGTAAAGTCATGACCATTAAGCCGGCGATAATAAATGAGAGTATAACAGTTAAAGGCAATATAAATATAGCTGGAGCCAATAAGAGAGTTAGCAAGAAAACAATTACTTCGGAGGTGAAATAA